The sequence GTGCATCTTCGTATGTAAAATCGGCAATTCCTAAGGCGTGTTGCATAATAAATCCTGAAGAGTGTAGGGATAAGGTGTATCCATCAGGATTAGATTTTAACATTTCTGAAAATCCAGTTCTACCTCCCGCTCCTACAATATTAGTGATTTTGATTTCTGTATCAGCGGCTTCATTCATATATTGGACCATGATTCGTGCTGGAATATCAGAATTGCCACCAGCTTCATAAGGAATAATTAGATTGATGGCTTGGGAAGGAGCAAAAATGCCGTCTATGATATCGGTATTTGTAGCTATATTATCGGTATTTGTAGATGCGCATGCAGTAAATACAAGACAAGTTGTTATGGCTAATAAAAATTTTTTGGTCATAACTAAAATTTCCTTTCTAATTTAATATAGTATAAATGTCGAACAATAAATAATATGTACTAAAATTAAAATTTATGTTAAATATATAATGTTGTGAAAATAACATAAAGTAAAGGTGAATAATTTAATAAATTATATCCACCTTTGCAAAAAAACTTAAACCAAAAACTTCCAAAGCCAATCGGTATTAGTAATATCTTGCTGATAATTTGAATGCAACACGAGATGCTGCAAAGGAGAAGGAATAACGCCCTGGTTGAGAGCGTTCCACTCCTGTACATTGTGAGAAACAGTAATAACCTTGAGACTAGCAGGTAGGGAGATGCGAGTGAGTCGACTACACTTTAGAAAGATTTTTTCGCCAACTAGAGTAACGCCCTCAGATAATGCCACTTCGGATAAGCTGGAGCAAGCACTAAAAACGTTATTACCTACACTAGAGACGCCCTGCGAGATATCGATATTTTTGAGACTCACACAAGCAAAGAACGCGAGGTGATCGATGTGTGTTACAGTTTTGGGAATGACAATATCCGTAAGGTTCCAGCAATAGCTAAACGCACGAACGCCAATGCTAGTAACGCCGTGAGGAATGGTAATTTTAGGAAGATTGCGACAACCATTAAACGCCATAATGCCGATGCTAGTAACTGTAGAAGGTAGGTTTATACTCGTAAGACTTAGGCAATCGTTAAATGTCCACTCCTCAATTTTTAGGATGCCCTCCGGAAGAGTAATTTTTTCGATACTCACGCACATGCTAAAGGCGTATTTGCCAATGACAGCAACAGAGTCGGGGATGCTAACTGCAGATAAATTTGTGCATTCATTGAAGGTATATTTCTTGATTTGAATAACGCCGTCAGGAATATTGATATGAGATAATTTGAAACATTTATTGAATGCGGCAAATCCGATACGAGTAACTGCAGCAGGGATAACTACGTTATCGAGATAGACACATTCGCTAAATGCAAGATTGCCAATTTGAGTTAGAGTTTCAGGAATAAAAATATTTTTCAATTTGGAGCAGCCTCGAAATGTTTCATCACCTATTTTAGTTATGTTTTCTGGTAAAAGAATTGTGACTAGGCTAGTACAATTACTAAAGAGAAGACTTTCCAAAACGGTAAGATTATCAGGTAAAATAACGTTGATGAGGCTGACACAATCATGAAATGCTCCAAAGCCGATGCTGAGAACGCTTTCGGGAATAATAATTGTCGTTAAACTTAAGCAATCGCTGAATGCATTGTTTCCAATATGTGTTATATGTTCGGGAATTGTTATGTGGGATAAATTTATACATCCATGGAAAGCATAGTCGCCGATTTCGTTAATAGGTGCAATTGCGGTGGAGTACACAGAGAAGGCTTCGTCATAGACAATAGATTGCGATATCGCATCTTTGGATGAGGTGTTTTTAGACATGGCAACCATGGTTAAATCACTGCAATTGTTGAACGCGCTGGCACCAATGCTGAGAAGACTGGTTGGAATTAGTACACTAATTAGGTTTAGACAGTTGTTAAATGCTTTGTCTGCGATGCTAACTACGCCTTCTGGAATAGAGAGACTAGTTATGGTTTGGCAATCTGCAAAAGCTTCTTGTCCTATTATATGTACACCAGTTGGAATCTGAATTTCAGATTGGGAACCAATATATTTTACTAGCACCTCATCGATAATCTTAAATTCAGTAATATCGTATTGAATATCAAATCTTGCTTGTACAAAATAATTGACTGCACGCTTGGCAGCATCAAATCTCCACATGGATAGGGTAACTAAGTCGGCAACAATTAACTCAATTGCTTTTTCGTCGTTAATGGAAGATACGGTATTTGCAACAGCGATGTCCACTTCTTTGTCAATTGCTGCAAGTATCAAGTTCCTGTCTTCGTTGATAAGCAAAGTTTTAACGACTTCTTTGTATTGAGCCCTATCTGTTAAAAATTGATCTCCATATTTTTCAAAGATTTTTTTCAATACTTTGATTGTTTCATTCATTTTAGACCTCCTTTGTATATAAAAAATGCGTGTAATTCGCATAATTAATCTTATCACAAATTCATAGAATGAACAACAACAATTGCTAGAATCTGTAAAAATACCCCCTTTTAATTTTATAAAAAAATTATATAATATAAAATAAATTATACTTAAAAAGGAGCTTATTATGTTAAAAGTGATTCCAAAAGTTTCGTACGCAATAGAAAGTTTTGTAAAGACAAATACGGCTGTGACATTCACTGCTGCTAGAGGAAAGTTAAGACTAAAGCCGCAAAATGATAAGATTATTCGTGTAACATATACAGAGCGCGAGGATTTTGTAGCAGAGGTGGGTGCGGGTATCGAAAAGGATCTCGACTATACCAGTTGGTCGCTTGCGGAAGAGCCAAAGCATTATGTTCTGCAAACGAGTTTATTGACGGTCCATATTATAAAAGAGACAGGACAGCTAAAATATTTTAGCAAGAAGGGCAATCTATTGCTACAGGAATCCGAAATTGAAAGTCACCAGCTGATGCAATTCGAATCGATGCGCGTGGTAGTAGATAAAAATTTGCAAATAGAAGAAGAGGAAACGCCAGACGGGATGAAGCAGGTGATTAAAAGCTCTGCCAAAGAGTTTGACAAAAACTTGTATCGTACACGCCTGGGATTGCAGTTTCAGACAAGGGAGAAGCTCTATGGACTGGGCCAGGCAGAAGAGGGTACGCTAAACCTGAGAGGTACAACACAATATTTGCATCAGGCAAATCTAAAGATTGCAATACCGATGCTAGTTTCGACTGCTGGATATGGCTTGCTATCAGCAACGGCGAGCCCGGCAATATTTAGCGATACTGCATATGGATCGTATTTTTATACAGAAGCCGATATAGAAATGGACTTTTATTTTATAGCAGGCGCAAAGATTGATGATGTGATTCATGGGTATCGATTGCTAACAGGCAAGGCTGCGATGCTACCAAGATGGGCATTTGGGTTTGTACAGTCGCAGGAGGCATATGAGACTCAGGCAGAAATACTAGATGTTGCCAAAGGATATAGAGACAGAAAAATTGGCATAGATTGCCTTGTAATGGATTGGAGATCATGGGAAGGAGATGGATGGGGTCAAAAGACGGTAGACAAAAATCGTTTTCCAGACTTGAGACTGATGACAAATACTTTGCGAGAGCAGAATATTCATTTTATGCTATCGATGTGGCCAAACATGCATGCAACTACAGAAAACTATAAAGAGTTTGCGGCAGCGGGACTGCTATTGCCAGCGCATAATATTTATAACGCATTGGACGCAGATGCTAGAAAGCTGTATTTTAAGCAAACAAACGACGGGTTATTTAGCCAGGGAGTTGATTCGTTCTGGTGTGACTGCAGCGAGCCGTTTTGCCCCGAGTGGACTAGTGGTAGCTTTAAACGTGAGCCAAGCTATAATTTTTATAGATTTTTTGAGGTAGCAAGTAAGTATCTGCCAGCAGAGCTCACAAATTCTTATTCACTGTTTCATGCTCAGGCAATATATGAAGGGCAGCGAGAAGTCGATGATTCTAAACGTGTTTTAAACCTAACAAGAAGTAGTTATACAGGAGGTCAAAAATATGGCGTTGTCGTCTGGTCGGGAGATACGTGCGCATCGTGGGAGACGTTTGCGAAGCAGATTGTCGCAGGGCTCAATTTGTGTGCCTCGGGATTGCCGTATTGGACACTGGATATAGGTGCGTTTTTTGTAAAATATGGAGAAAAATGGTTTTGGAAAGGTAAGTACAACAAAGGGCTAGAGGATCTTGGCTATAGAGAATTGTTTGTGAGATGGTTTCAATATGGGGTATTTATGCCGATGTTTAGAAGTCATGGAACAGACATCAGGCGAGAGATGTGGAACTTTGATGCCAAAGAGGACCATAGATTTTATGATGCGCTAGTGGCAGCCAATCAGCTTCGATACACATTGATACCGTATATATATTCTATGGCGGCGGCAGTATATTTTGATGACTATACGATAATGAGATTGCTAGCATTTGACTTTGCGGAAGATGTCATTGCTTGTGAAGTGAAAGACGAATTTATGTTTGGCGACATACTGGTTTGCCCGGTTACAGAACCGATGTATTATGAAAGTGATTCTGCAGAAATTTTTAATGTAGCGAAAACTAGAGAAGTGTATTTGCCAAAAGGTACTGCATGGTATAATTTCTATAGCGACGAAAAGTTTGAGGGAGGAAAAACTATCACTGTCGATGCTGACCTGAGTAAAATTCCATTGTTTGTAAGAGAGGGGGCAATTATTCCGCGAACAGAAGCAACACAGAGTACGGCAGATGCGGCAAAGACCAAATTGCTAGTTCATATATACGGAGGCAAATCGTCAACTTTCAATTTGTATCAAGACAAAGGCGATGGGTATGGCTACGAAACAGGAGACTATGGAATTGCAAAGTTACTATGGGACGGCAAAACTGCTACAGTAGATGGTGAAGCCGATGTAGCAGAGTTTATAGTGCATTAAGTAGGCTAGAAATCTATGCTATAGTAATTTTCGCCTGCAACCCAAATGACCTTGTCGTCAGTTGCAATAGGCTGAACGAATTGAGAAAGTTTTCCATCTTCAAATGTTTGGACATCTGAGAGCTTGGTGCCATATTCATTGATGGTGACGTATTTGAGGTTGCTATCTGTTGCGATGGTGGTTATTGAATTATCGGGGTTGATAATATATTGGCAGTCTGTAAATTCCATCCACATAACCATAAAAGTGTTGTTATTTAAGTCGACGAGTTTTGGGGTGCTGCCTAATGTATTTGTACCTGAATAATCTGTTAACGCAACTTGAGTGGTGTTGCTAGATTCTTTGCTGGTAACCAAAACGACGATGTCGCGTTCTTCTTTTTTTAGACCAACAATGGCGGAGTTTGAGAAGTGATATTTTGGTTGATAGTCTATAGAATTTATTGCCGTAATGTAGTTGTGATCCGAGATGGCAAAGCCGCCCACTGTTAGCCCGGTTTGAGTAGCGCCGGGATAGCCTGGGATGTCAAAAATATTAATGGAGTCATCTTTTAGAGCATTGCCATGATCGTATTGGGTAATTACAAGTGCTCGCGGAAAAGCATTGCCATGGTCGAGTAGGATAGCCTGATTATCATCGAACGCGGCGAACTGATTAAAAGAGTGGCTTACATTGTTGGGTTGAGCCCATCTGCTAGCACCAGCTAGTCTCACTTCTGCTAGCATAGAATTGGTGTCAATAGCTGCAGTAAACTGGGCCTGGTGATGAACACCGCTTGCAGAGCTAAACATCGTTCTGGCAGTGTGAAGTAGAAGCATATTATTGTGGCTGGTTAGTGCGACATTGCCAAGCTGAAAGGGAGATGTGATACTGGCCTCATCGGCTCTGATAGCAGCTGAGTCTAATAATTTAAATGCTTTGTCGTATTTGTTAATCTGGATAACTTTTAAATTGGCATCTTGTAGCCATTTTTCTGTGATGTTGCCGTTTTCAATAGAAATGTTTTTGCACTGAGATTGACCAGAAACTGTAAAATAGAAATCATCTGTTGCGTAAAATCCAGCATATATTGGAAGATCTAAAGTTATGTATGTTGTGTCGAGCATTTCCAAAGTGTTTTGGTCAAATGCTTGTATAACGACTGTCTCATCGACAAATTCTAATAATGGAGAGGGAGAAAGGTCTATATTAGCGATTGGAACTTCATATTCCTGTCCTTCTACATCCACCAAATATAAAAGATTATCTTCAATGAACAGAGAGCGTTTGGGTATACTGGCGGTTGGGGCAGTGCTAGAAGCTGGAGTGACTAGTTGATCGCGATATGATTGAGTGAGTTCTGTTACACTTTGCTCGGCAGTAGTATTATACGCAATTGACATTACCATGATTGCTCCGATCACATTCAATTTTATTTTCATGTCAAAAATCCTCCTATTAAATAAATTTTGATTAATTATATCATGCTAGGTATCGCAGCCACAATACAAAAGTGAGATTAAAAAAAACTTTACAATCTTGTAACATGTGATATAATGGGATTAATAAAAACATTGCACCTTTAATGGGCGATAGTTAAGGAGGGTTTATTTTATGAAGACTAATACCAAAGCACTAACTCTTTTGGGGGTATTGCTAGCAGTTGAAATTTTGCTATCATACACTCCACTCGGATTTATCCCGCTACCATTTATGAACGCCACGACAACTCATATTCCGGTAATTATTGGGGGCGTATTTTTGGGGCCTGTGGGCGGAGGAATTCTTGGCCTAGCTTTTGGATTGCTATCTATTTTGCGTGCAACGATGGCACCAACTCTTACATCGTTTGTATTTTCGCCATTTGTAAGCATAGGAGGAGTAGACGGAAACTTTTGGAGCGTTGTCATTGCAATTGTTCCGAGAATTTTGATAGGAGTTCTGAGCTATTATGCATATGCTTTGTGCAAGAAATATAAGGTAAAAGATATGTTAGCCTACGCAGTAACAGGAATAGTGGGGTCGTTAACTAATACGATTTTTGTTATGGGGCTAATTTATGTATGTTTTGGTGAGCCATATGCGGCAGCTGTGGGAGTAGAAGCGGCGGCGTTGTTTGGATTTATCATGGGAATAGTGGGAATGAATGGCGTACCGGAGGCTATCATTGCTGCAATCATTGTTAGTATGCTTTGTAAAATTTTGAAACCGTTATTTAAGGGAGATTTAAGGTTAAGATTTAGGTAATTTGGAGGTGCCGTATCGATAGTTGATATGGCGCTTTTTTTTTGGGGATGCTATACTATTTATAAAATTAAGTTATAAAGGAAAAATTGTGATGATCTCAGAAGCGCTTATAATAAATACAAATGCATTGAAGACGGCATTGACAACGAATCTGCAAGCAAGCTATAAGTTATTTTGGTTTAAGAGTATTTTGATATGTTTAAACGAAAGGGCTAATTACTATTCTTTTAAGAAGCTTATTTGTAGTATGATAGGAGAGGCTTGGAAATATGTAGATAAGGAAGAATTTCAGTTTCCAAGAGCAGATCAACTACCAGTCATAGTTCAAGTAATTCGGGAGAGGTATCCGGAGGTTAGTGCAGATAATATAACAAAGTTTGTAGACAAATTAGAGGATAAGGAATTATTAAAAAGGATTGATAACTTGGGTGCTGAAGTGCCATACCGATTTTTGACGGCATTTTTTGAAAAGGAATTGTTTGGGATACCCGACAAGCAAAAACGTCAAAGAATAAAAGAGTTAGCCCAAAATTCATGTTCGGCAGTATATGGATTTTGGAATGGTAAATACATCTGCGTAAATATGAGATGGCATAGATATCTATCATATAACAGAGCGCCCTTAATGCACTGTGTGGATGAGTTGATATATAAAAAGCTGCAGCAATGAATATGGAAATCTGCCTTGAATCACCTTAAAATTAATGATAGCATAACAATGTGTCAAATAATAACATAAGAAAGTGAGAAAACAACATGAATAACGAAGATTTTTTTGATATGGAAATAGATGAGGAAGATTTTACAAGGTATTTTGAAGAAAAATTTAGTGAATCTTTTACACAGACATTTCGAAGCAGTTATAAAAAAAATCATCAAGAAAGTTATGATCAAGCTGTGAAGGAAGGAACAGTGGATAAGTGGCAAAAAAAACTTGATAAATTGATAGAACAAAAATTGGAAAAATTTTTTGAAATGTACAATGTGTATAATAAAAGGAACCAAGAAAGAACACTTAGTGTTTGGAGCGGTAAGTAAGCTAAAGAAAGGGTAAAAACTGTGAAAAGTTATATCAAAATTAATAAAGATGACAACGTTGTAGTGGCGCTGACTGATCTACACAAAGGAGAAATGGTAGAAGGGATAGCCTTACTAGAAGAGATAGCACAAGGACACAAAGCTGCGATAGCCAATATAGTAGCGGGAGAGTGTGCGATCAAATATGGTGCACCAATCGGGTATGCAAAGGAAAATATAGCTGCAGGTGCGTGGGTGCATACGCATAATATAAAAACGACGCTTGGAGATATAAACGAATACACATATACGCCGGCAATCAAAGAATTGGCAATGGAGGCTCCAGCAGTATTTGAGGGCTATAAACGCAAGAATGGCAAAGTGGGGATAAGAAACGAGATTTTTATTATACCAACAGTTGGATGCGTAAATAATATAGCAGGAGAAATTGCAAGGCGCACCCAAAATTTACTGTGCACTAATATAGAAGCTATTGTAGCCTATTCGCATCCGTATGGCTGTTCGCAAATGGGTGAAGATCAGGAAAACACAAAAAAGATTTTGGCAAATTTAATAAATCATCCGAATGCAGGAGCCGTGTTGGTTTTAGGCTTGGGCTGCGAAAACTCAAATATAGAAGAACTGAAAAAGTATATTGGAGAATACGATCCGGAGCGCGTAAAATTTGTGGTCTGCCAAGAAGAAGACGATGAGATAGCCCACTCGGTAGCAGTAGTGGAAGCCCTCGCTGCATATGCAAAGCAGTTTAAGAGAGAGACCTGTTGCACCAAAGATCTGATAGTAGGGTTAAAATGCGGTGGTTCAGATGGGTTATCCGGAATAACAGCGAATCCTGCAGTGGGAGAATTTTCAGATATTTTAATTGCCAAGGGCGGAATAACGATCTTAACAGAAGTGCCAGAAATGTTTGGAGCTGAGAGACTTCTTATGGACAGATGCGAAAGCGAAGAAGTGTTTTCGAAGACAGTAAAGCTGATCAATGATTTCAAGGAGTATTTTATATCGCATAACCAGGTAGTCTATGAGAATCCGTCACCAGGAAATAAAAAGGGAGGAATTTCAACATTAGAAGATAAGTCGTTAGGATGCACACAAAAGGCAGGAAAAAGCAAAGTTGTAGATGTGCTAGAATATGGAGAAACGGCACATAAGGCGGGGCTAAATCTTCTAAGTTCGCCAGGCAACGATCTCGTAGCAGCAACAGCGTTGGCAGCATCAGGTGCGCAAATCGTATTATTTACAACAGGCAGAGGAACGCCATTCGCATCTCCGGTGCCAACGATCAAGATATCATCAAATAGTGCGTTATCCAATAAGAAGCAAAAGTGGATAGATTTTGATTGCGGCAAGATGGCAACAGAAGAGGTAGAAATAGGCAAAGAGTTATTCGAGTATGTCCTTGCAGTGGCGAGCGGAAAAAAGGTAAATTCAGAGATATTGGGAATTCGAGATATGGCAATATTCAAGCAAGGGGTAACGTTATAAGTTGCGTAAGTGGCAGAAGTATAATATGAAAGGGAATGTGTAATGAAAACTTTGAACTATAAAACGTTAGCAGAACTAGGATTTGACGAATTTTTATTAACAGAGGGCAAGGAGCGAATTTTGCAATTTGGAGAAGGAAATTTCTTGCGTGCATTTGTTGATTATTTTGTGGATGTTATGAACGAGAAGGTGGGATTTGATACCAAGGTGGTGATTGTTCAGCCGATTAAGCCTGGTTTGGCGCAGGTGATCAATGAGCAAGAAGGATTGTACACGCTGTATTTGAGAGGAAACGAAAAAGGGCATAAGGTAAACGAAAAGCGCGTCATTTCTAGTGTAAGCCGATGCATTAACCCGTATGATGATTATAACGAATTTTTAGCGTTGGCAAAAGGGGAGGATATTCGTATAATCGCATCGAATACGACTGAGGCTGGGATTGCTTTTGATGCTGCATGCAAATTTGATGATGCGCCACCTGCAGCGTTTCCGGCTAAACTTACCAGATTTATGTATGAGCGCTTTAAGGATAATAGGAAGGGATTTGTAATTTTATCTTGCGAGTTAATAGATGATAATGGCAAAGAGCTATTAAAGTGCGTTGAAGAGTATGCAAAGTTGTGGGCATTGGGCGATGACTTTGTTGCATGGGTGAGAGAGGAGAATATTTTTTGCTCAACTTTGGTGGATAGAATAGTAACAGGGTATCCGAGGGGAGAAGCCGAGGAGCTGTGTGAAGCGTTGGGATATCAAGATAATCTAATTGTGACAGCAGAAACATTTGGGTTTTGGGTGATAGAAGGGCCTAGCGCACTAGAAGCGGAGTTGCCATTTAAGGAAGCGGGATTGCCGGTGGTTATTACCGATAATCATAAGCCATATAAAGAGCGCAAGGTGAGGATTTTAAATGGTGCGCACACATCGATGGTGCTTGGAGCATATTTGGCGGGATTTGATATAGTGCGAGACTGCATGGGCGATGAAGTAGTGAGCGGATTTATGAATAAAGCGATATTCGATGAGATCATCCCGACACTTTCGCTGCCTAAAGATGAGCTTGTGGAATTTGCAAATTCTGTAAAAGATAGATTTAATAACCCGTATATCGATCATAAGCTGCTAGATATTTCGCTCAACTCTACATCTAAATTGAAGGCTAGAATTTTGCCAACAGTCAAAGACTATGTTGCGAAGTTTGGCACATTACCAAAATGTCTAACTGCAGCATTTGCATTTTATATTGCCTTTTATAGAAGAGGAAAAACTATGGCAGAGAATGCGTTGATTGCAGAGCGCCACGGTGAGGAATATCGAGTAGTTGATGATGCGGCTGTGCTGCAATTTTTCTATAACAATAAAGATGTAGAGGTGGCGCAGTTGGTTCGTAAAGTATGTGAAAATGTAGAATTTTTTGGAGAAGACCTAGCAACAATCGATGGATTCTATGAGCTAGTGCTAGCAGATGTAGAGATCATTTTAAATGATGGCGCATATGCTCTGTTAGAAAAATTGGTGAAGTAGGCAAAGATGGCTATAATTTTTTTTAAAATTTGGCTTGTAATATTTTGTAGAATGATGTATGCTAGTTTTGGTAACCTAAATTTTTTTTTAAAAGGAGAAGTTTATGAATCAATATTACGAGAACATGAAGAAATATCTTGAAAAGATTGATGATGTTATTGCAAAAGGTCCGCATAAGGATACTTGGGAATCGCTAGCAAATCATAAAGTACCTGATTGGTATCGAAATGCAAAGTTTGGTATATTTATCCATTGGGGAGTGTATGCAGTGCCCGCGTTTGGCAGCGAATGGTATGCTCGCTTTGTGTATAAGCAAGATGCATTGCGTCGTGGATTAAATATGTTTGATCACCACGTAGAAAAATATGGACCTCATAAAGACTTTGGCTATAAAGATTTTGTGCCTATGTTTAAGGCAGAGAAATTTGATGCGGCAGAGTGGGCAGACCTCTTTAAAGAAGCAGGGGCGAGATTTGTTATGCCGGTTGCGGAGCATCATGATGGATTCCAGATGTATGATAGCGATGTTTCTGAATGGTGTGCAACAAAAAAAGGTCCGATGAAAGATATCGTTGGTTTATTAAAACAAGAGTGTGAAAAGCGTGATATGGTTCTTACAACATCTTCTCATAGGGTGGAGCACTATTGGTTTATGTGTGGTGGACGTGAATTTGAAAGTGATTTCCAAAAGTATCTTGATAAAGATGGAAATTTTGAATATGGCGATATGTATTGGCCATCATATCCAGAACCTTTTATGGCAAAATCAGAGGGAGTAACGACAGATCAGGGCTCTATTCATGTGGAAGGGATAGATCCAATTTTTATGGAAGACTGGTTAGTTAGAACTTGCGAGCTTGCAGATAAGTATCAGCCGCAAATAATGTACTTTGATTGGTGGATTCAAATAGAACCAATGAAGCCATATCTTAAAAAATTTGCAGCATACTACTATAATCGTGCAGTAGAATGGGGCAAAGAAGTTACGATCAACTATAAAAACGATGCATTCCAACACACGAGTGCCGTTAGAGATATCGAGCGCGGACAATTAGCAGATGTGTCGCCGTTTTTCTGGCAAAACGATACATCGGTTGCAAAGAACTCTTGGTGCTATACAGAAAATAACGATTATAAGCAATCATTTGAAGTAATTTGTGACTTAGTAGACGTGGTATCTAAAAACGGATCGCTGCTGTTAAATGTTGGGCCAAAAGCCGATGGAACGATTCCAGATCAAGACAAGCAAATTCTAAAAGATGTAGGTGCGTGGCTGAAAGTGAATGGCGAAGGCATCTATGATTCGTATCCATTTAGAAAATATGGAGAAGGACCAATAGTAACAGAAGAAGGACACTTTACCGATACAAAGAGAAAATCTTTTACAACACAAGACTTTAGATTTACCTACAAACCGAATGCGATGTATGTATTTGCAATGAAGTGGCCACAAGATGGAATCCTAAAAGTGAAGACATTTGGCTCAAAAGTTAAAAAATTTAATGCAAATATTTTAAAGGCAGAGGTGCTGGGATGCGATAAGCCGTGTGAGATAATAGAGTGTGATGAGCACCTAACTATTATTTCTAAGCATAAAGCAGAAAATCCAAATTTACCAGTATGTGTCAAACTTACTATCGACTAAAATTAATGCCTCTTCAAAATTTGGAGAGGCAAAAAAAGAGAGAGCCAAAGCCCTCTTAAGCAAATGAATAATTTAAATAGAGAAATATAAAAACACGAATACAAAATACATACTAGCTGGTAAATGTTACAACACTTGTAGCTGGATTCCATTGAACTGTAAGTCCCAAAGCCTCTCCAAGAGGAGTAATAGGTGCAAAAGAGTTATTGCCCTGAAGCATCATAGGCTCCTTCATAATTACAGGGGTACCATTAACGATAAGAATTTTGGAGCCATCTCGAACGGTAACTAAGGTTGAGCCAGGTGCACCGACAGTGCCATTAACGATCGTGGCAGTCATGACGCCAAACTCATCACGATAAGATGAAATTTTATTATCCTCAATTCCAAACAATTTTGCTAAATCACGAACACCAATCATAGGATAACCATTAGTTGTAATGAATGGTTTTGTAGACATAGCAGTAGTTTTGCCATTTACTGTTGCTGTCCCAGATCTAAAGTTAACCTGTGCAACAGTGGATTCTTCTTGTTGAGTGGATCCTATACCGATGACTAAGTAATCTTCATATGACAATTCGGAGTCTTCGTTAAAGTCAATCGCATCTCCTTTGATGGTGAGATCATAGTTGCCTCGAGGTGTACCGGCCCAGATGTCATAATTTATATCTTTGATAGTGATTGTACCAGGAATGTCGTCGGATTCCTGATCGATATGAATTTCTAAAATCCCTTTATCGCCATCAAAATCAGTGCTAACTTCGAGTCCAGATTGGCTGTCGGTCGAAACATTTCCATCGTCAAAAGATCTACTATCTAGACCAATATCTTCAAGTTCAATAATAATAGTATGACCATCTCTAAACATCTCTGCTTCAGTTTCTTTAAGTATAATTTCTCCAGTTTTTTGATCTTTAAGACCTAGATCAACATAAACTTGAGGTGCAGTAATAGTGAACGGCTTCTTGACACTGCCGATAACAGTGACTATTTCCTCGTCCTTAAAATTGTCGCTTTCAAATGTAATGCTCATGTCCCCGGCTGTGGCATCGGCATCGGCTCGCACTGGGAATGAAAAAATAAGTTCCTCAATTATAT is a genomic window of Candidatus Epulonipiscium viviparus containing:
- a CDS encoding alpha-L-fucosidase, encoding MNQYYENMKKYLEKIDDVIAKGPHKDTWESLANHKVPDWYRNAKFGIFIHWGVYAVPAFGSEWYARFVYKQDALRRGLNMFDHHVEKYGPHKDFGYKDFVPMFKAEKFDAAEWADLFKEAGARFVMPVAEHHDGFQMYDSDVSEWCATKKGPMKDIVGLLKQECEKRDMVLTTSSHRVEHYWFMCGGREFESDFQKYLDKDGNFEYGDMYWPSYPEPFMAKSEGVTTDQGSIHVEGIDPIFMEDWLVRTCELADKYQPQIMYFDWWIQIEPMKPYLKKFAAYYYNRAVEWGKEVTINYKNDAFQHTSAVRDIERGQLADVSPFFWQNDTSVAKNSWCYTENNDYKQSFEVICDLVDVVSKNGSLLLNVGPKADGTIPDQDKQILKDVGAWLKVNGEGIYDSYPFRKYGEGPIVTEEGHFTDTKRKSFTTQDFRFTYKPNAMYVFAMKWPQDGILKVKTFGSKVKKFNANILKAEVLGCDKPCEIIECDEHLTIISKHKAENPNLPVCVKLTID
- a CDS encoding UxaA family hydrolase, yielding MKSYIKINKDDNVVVALTDLHKGEMVEGIALLEEIAQGHKAAIANIVAGECAIKYGAPIGYAKENIAAGAWVHTHNIKTTLGDINEYTYTPAIKELAMEAPAVFEGYKRKNGKVGIRNEIFIIPTVGCVNNIAGEIARRTQNLLCTNIEAIVAYSHPYGCSQMGEDQENTKKILANLINHPNAGAVLVLGLGCENSNIEELKKYIGEYDPERVKFVVCQEEDDEIAHSVAVVEALAAYAKQFKRETCCTKDLIVGLKCGGSDGLSGITANPAVGEFSDILIAKGGITILTEVPEMFGAERLLMDRCESEEVFSKTVKLINDFKEYFISHNQVVYENPSPGNKKGGISTLEDKSLGCTQKAGKSKVVDVLEYGETAHKAGLNLLSSPGNDLVAATALAASGAQIVLFTTGRGTPFASPVPTIKISSNSALSNKKQKWIDFDCGKMATEEVEIGKELFEYVLAVASGKKVNSEILGIRDMAIFKQGVTL
- a CDS encoding tagaturonate reductase, translating into MKTLNYKTLAELGFDEFLLTEGKERILQFGEGNFLRAFVDYFVDVMNEKVGFDTKVVIVQPIKPGLAQVINEQEGLYTLYLRGNEKGHKVNEKRVISSVSRCINPYDDYNEFLALAKGEDIRIIASNTTEAGIAFDAACKFDDAPPAAFPAKLTRFMYERFKDNRKGFVILSCELIDDNGKELLKCVEEYAKLWALGDDFVAWVREENIFCSTLVDRIVTGYPRGEAEELCEALGYQDNLIVTAETFGFWVIEGPSALEAELPFKEAGLPVVITDNHKPYKERKVRILNGAHTSMVLGAYLAGFDIVRDCMGDEVVSGFMNKAIFDEIIPTLSLPKDELVEFANSVKDRFNNPYIDHKLLDISLNSTSKLKARILPTVKDYVAKFGTLPKCLTAAFAFYIAFYRRGKTMAENALIAERHGEEYRVVDDAAVLQFFYNNKDVEVAQLVRKVCENVEFFGEDLATIDGFYELVLADVEIILNDGAYALLEKLVK